actatatataatactatataacaccatataaacaccgtataacaatatgtaacaccatataataccatataacactatgtaacactatatatcattatataacaaatataacactatacatctatcatagatatgctatcagacaacctatagtgttatatttgttacataatgatatatagtgttacatagtgttgtatggtattatatggtgttacatattgttatacgatgtttatatggtgttatatagtattatatatagtgttataatatacttctcacactttgagcactttttacaggatcctctacctatatatatatatatatatatatatatatatatatatatatatatatagggagaagatcatgcgagaaccacctcttattgtgagaaccgcgagaaccaatgtgaacacaccaaaaatgcctaaaaatagctaaaaatcacacaaaaatattttttttgaattttttattattttttataaaaaaatcgctatttttcgaagtcaaaaaaaaaattttttgctTATAGATTAttaaaacgccatatttgtgggtttcgtgttgtgttttggatgataaggctttgattttcGAATAACTAACATTAATGTGTTCTATGTTGaatatcatgttgtgttttatattcatagttctactatgctgtgtttgaagtttttatgtaCTGTTAGTGTGTGGATATTGTGTTTTACTAATCTTCAATCTGTTATTTgtggattttgagtgtgttttatggctgaaattgtgtttttctatgactttgtacactttgtaggaaaaatggactttgtagccgaaccccaccatatatatatatatatatatatatatatatagggagaagatcatgcgagaaccacctcttattgtgagaaccgcgagaaccaatgtgaacacaccaaaaatgcctaaaaatagctaaaaatcatacaaaaaaaatttttttgaatttttttatattttttataaaaaaatcgctacttttcgaagtaaaaaaaaaaatttaaaatttttttttttgcttctaaaagtagcaattttaacataaaaaatattaaaaaaattcaaaaaaaaaatttagatttttttttgatttttttagattttttagatttttttaggttttctaggggtttagtttttagcattttagcttggggggggggttaggtttttggggggtgggggaggggggtttaggttttttttttttttttttttttttggggggggggggggggggttaggttttttttagcatttagcttagggggtttaggtttttgaggggggggggttaggtttttttagatttttttagctattttaggttgtgttcacattggttctcaaggttctcacaataagagtggttctcgcatgagcccctccctatatatatataatttcaaaaattcaaGGATATCACACGGTCCGGTCGGGTTTCAAATGTAGACCGCAAACCAAACCGTTCATTACGGTTTCAAAATTTTGAAACCGGCCAAccgtaaataatataaaaaaccAACCGCGAAACCAAACCAATGACCGGTTTCACGGTTTTAAACCAAACCGTGAACACCCTAAGTATCGGTACTGTTTTATATCAACACCGACTAAACAACATTGGTGCGATTTATTCATTTATGGTTTTCAATGTCAATACTTCGTTTGTATCGTAAACTATACCAACTACTAGAACGTAAACTATACCGACTACTAGAACGGTACCAAACCAAATACATACATATTTACAGACGTATCACACTACGAAATTTCTCCTGGTAATAATTAACAAGCATAATTTAATTAACTTCATTGACAATATATTAATGATAATATAATCAACAAAAACACAAACGAAAAAGAAACCAATAACCAAAGTGCAAAAGGTTTAACACCCCACTAGCCGAGCCGAGTACACCACACTTGGACCTCTCCCTTTCAATCAAGCGCATTCGGGCCAGTACAGTAATTAACCACATGGTTCCACACCCACTGCACCAAAAACCTCCTTCGAATCCCTTGCATATTATAAGTAGCTCCATCTCCATCATTCAACATTTGTCCCGTGTAGGACCCACCACCACCGGTCCCGTAAATCCCCTCACACAGATCAGCAATCTCCACCGGAAACGACGGGTCTTGACCCGCGTACCAGGCATTCACCAACGGGTTCGAAGCCATCTCAGCAATCTCATGAGCTATCACACTAACCATCCCGTCAATCCCGACGTCACCGTTAGGTGACTTTAACGGTTTTAACCCCGGGATATATTCGGGAACTGCGAACGGGTATGCGCACACACCCGGACACAGTTTTGCCGAATTACCTACCCACGCGTAGGGTAACGTGTACCCCACGATCGATGGGTAGGTAAAGTAGTGGAACCCGCATACGTTCTGGCAAAAATCCTGAACGTACACGTCCTCTGAAGTAAGTAAAAGGTATAACCCTCCCTTAGGATGAACCGGTAACGGTTTTGTTTTGGCTGACACGGCTGATTTAATAACATGTTGTATTGATAACCGGGTTAAGGTTTTACCATGTGACATTAACCTGTCGTTTTTCTCTCGTCCGAGGTGGACTGTTTTTGACACGTTGGAATCGGTTTGGTCGGTGTACAGCTGGACTGTTTTCCACCACCCGGAGACCGACGGTGAGCGGTGGTCGGAGGTGGAGATGGAGTTGATGAACTCACGGATGACTCTTTTCTGTGGACTCGGCCATTTCCCGTACCAGATTATGTGTACGGTGATGTTCTCGGTCAGAACCGGTCCCATGTGGTATTTTAGTTTGACGAATTCGGACGAGCCTTCGAATTTTTTGTTGGAATCGAAATGAAGATTTGTTATGTTGTGTTTTTGGTTGGGCCATGGACGCCATGCGTTTGTGAGGTGGATGGTGGTGAAGAAGAGGAGAGTGAGTGTGatgagaggtggtggtggtgaacggtggtggtggtggtggttattgGCGGAGTGGCGCATTTTAGTGGAGTGGTTGGTGAAAGGGGGTACAGGTGACGGATGGTTCGGAGAGTAAGACATTATATGTCTGAATGGTTTGTATATATATGCGCAGAGTGGACGAAGATATATTTGAATGTTGGTAGGTAAATTACACTACTACCCTTTATAAATATtagaatatataaatatataaatatatttttattttaacttgtaAAAGAGTTCTACAAGTTGATCAAACTGCAACACTTCGAAAAAGAAACTGCAACACTTCGAGTTTTGAAACTTTCTCATGATTTATCATTTTTGAATATACAGAAACAATGTTTTTTTATCTACGCGACCGCAACACACGTGTTCTTCTACTAGTTAACTTTTAAAAAAACTGAAACATTATTGCAAGTTTTAAACACTAACTTATTGAAACTATAGTATATTACATTAACTAATGAGAACCATCTATTTCTTGTGACATCTCTTATTGTTTTTCTCCTTTTGACTGACTATTCTAGTTCTAAGATACATAATTATTCATTCTCAATCAACAAAGGTTTCCATCCGAGCTAGCAATACCAAGATGTGATGAAAAGTTGTTAATAACTAAAGGTCTGTAGCTTAGCAATAATAAGGTGTGAcaaaaagttgtttttttttcGTGAAATTGAGAGTTCAAATCCTAACAAAGTAGGATTAATGGATGTTTGATTCATCCTCCTTTCCACCCTATCGAGATAGGGCAAGCTTTTGTGACTATATTTAAAACACTAAAGTTTATTTATATGTTTACCATGAAAAGTAAACTTTATATGAACAACAAAATATACTGAAATagataatgttttttttattagaaTACCTGTAATGGGGCTGTATATTACGTCTCATCCTCCCATAATGTCCTATAGTGCCTATGAACACCATTACGGAGGGCGCCATGTGCGGCCTCTCCCTCCTCCTCGCGAACACCATCACGGCGTGGCACTTTCTtccccactcacacacatatatatatacatacataaatatccccactacacactcaagttatataaAGTCTCATATAGCCCCACAAAgcgctttatgactacacatgacCTAAGGGAGTGGGGGTGCTCCACtttccatcactcaccacacccaaTCATCAAACGCCACGTCATCGAGCTTAGTTCCATCATAGTTATGGATTTCAGTGGGGGTGTTCATCACTAGCTTGGTCCCTCCCCAACGGTCACATTCCCAACGTTCACATCTCTTCTTCATGCGTGATGACGAGCACGCATTTTGGCCACCACG
Above is a window of Helianthus annuus cultivar XRQ/B chromosome 14, HanXRQr2.0-SUNRISE, whole genome shotgun sequence DNA encoding:
- the LOC110905052 gene encoding protein EXORDIUM-like 3: MSYSPNHPSPVPPFTNHSTKMRHSANNHHHHHRSPPPPLITLTLLFFTTIHLTNAWRPWPNQKHNITNLHFDSNKKFEGSSEFVKLKYHMGPVLTENITVHIIWYGKWPSPQKRVIREFINSISTSDHRSPSVSGWWKTVQLYTDQTDSNVSKTVHLGREKNDRLMSHGKTLTRLSIQHVIKSAVSAKTKPLPVHPKGGLYLLLTSEDVYVQDFCQNVCGFHYFTYPSIVGYTLPYAWVGNSAKLCPGVCAYPFAVPEYIPGLKPLKSPNGDVGIDGMVSVIAHEIAEMASNPLVNAWYAGQDPSFPVEIADLCEGIYGTGGGGSYTGQMLNDGDGATYNMQGIRRRFLVQWVWNHVVNYCTGPNALD